One window of the Delphinus delphis chromosome 20, mDelDel1.2, whole genome shotgun sequence genome contains the following:
- the CMTM3 gene encoding CKLF-like MARVEL transmembrane domain-containing protein 3 encodes MWPPDPEPDPDREPAGRSQPHAALPGLRALLPARAFLCSLKGRLLLAETGLSFITFVCYVASSASAFLTAPLLEFLLALCFLFADAMQLNDKWQGLCWPMMDFLRCVTAALIYFAISITAVAKYSDGASKAAGVFGFFATIVFAIDFYLIFNDVAKFLKQGDSAGETAADKAEEENSDSDSD; translated from the exons atgtGGCCCCCAGACCCGGAGCCCGACCCAGACCGCGAGCCTGCCGGCCGCTCCCAGCCCCACGCGGCCCTTCCCGGGCTCCGCGCCCTCCTGCCGGCGCGCGCCTTCCTCTGCTCGCTCAAAGGCCGCCTCCTGCTGGCGGAGACG GGTCTCTCTTTCATCACCTTCGTCTGCTATGTGGCGTCCTCAGCATCCGCCTTCCTCACGGCGCCCCTGCTGGAGTTCCTGCTGGCCCTCTGCTTCCTCTTTGCTGATGCCATGCAGCTGAACGACAAGTGGCAGGGCTTGTGCTGGCCCATGATG GACTTCCTACGCTGTGTCACAGCGGCCCTCATCTACTTCGCCATCTCCATCACAGCTGTGGCCAAATACTCGGACGGAGCTTCCAAAGCAGCCGGA GTGTTTGGCTTCTTTGCCACCATCGTGTTTGCAATTGACTTCTACCTGATCTTTAACGATGTGGCCAAATTCCTCAAACAAGGGGACTCCGCAGGTGAGACCGCAGCTGACAAGGCAGAAG AAGAGAATTCCGACTCTGACTCCGACTGA